One genomic region from Rosa rugosa chromosome 1, drRosRugo1.1, whole genome shotgun sequence encodes:
- the LOC133717140 gene encoding ribosomal RNA small subunit methyltransferase, mitochondrial, with translation MLRFSSSVSRLILKQYPVRLIHARSRNRCYPDEEDDGDKARKREVNKDGYFQLYKSKGQHLLTNQRILDSIVRKSDIKPTDTVLEIGPGTGNLTLKLLEAANSVVAFEIDKRMVEVLHKRVAERGVDDRLTVVCEDALKAEFPEFDLVVANIPYGISSPLVAKLVYGERRFRSATLLLQKEFARRLLAKPGDSEFNRLAVNVSLVADVEFVMDVSKREFVPCPKVDSSVVIIRPKAEVPDVNLDEWCAFTKACFGKKNKTLGATFKQKKKVVELLALSKLTELNAETEYYIGSNHVDDEEKSDEEEECSSACSEMGGASSFKEKLMGVLKSADFENKRPSKLSNDELLHLLALLNQAGIYFRDRSKNTSVVIESFE, from the exons ATGCTTCGATTCTCAAGCTCAGTTTCTAGACTCATCCTAAAGCAATATCCAGTTCGTTTGATTCACGCTAGGTCCAGAAATCGATGCTATCCCGATGAGGAAGACGATGGCGATAAGGCTCGGAAAAGAGAGGTGAACAAAGATGGGTATTTTCAATTGTACAAGAGCAAAGGCCAGCACCTCTTGACTAATCAACGCATTCTCGACAGCATTGTTCGGAAATCGGATATTAAACCCACTGATACTGTCCTAGAGATCGGACCCGGCACCGGGAATCTCACCCTGAAGCTTCTGGAAGCTGCAAACAGCGTTGTGGCTTTTGAGATTGACAAGCGGATGGTGGAGGTTCTTCACAAACGCGTTGCGGAGCGCGGCGTTGATGATCGGCTGACG GTTGTGTGTGAAGATGCGTTGAAGGCGGAGTTTCCGGAATTTGATCTTGTTGTGGCGAACATTCCGTACGGGATATCTTCGCCTCTTGTGGCGAAATTGGTGTATGGGGAAAGGCGGTTTCGGAGTGCCACGCTGCTATTGCAGAAAGAGTTTGCGAGGAGATTGTTGGCTAAGCCTGGCGACTCGGAGTTCAACCGCTTGGCTGTGAATGTGAGCCTGGTGGCGGATGTGGAGTTTGTCATGGATGTGAGCAAGAGGGAGTTTGTTCCTTGTCCCAAAGTGGATTCGTCCGTGGTTATTATTCGTCCGAAAGCTGAAGTTCCAGATGTTAATCTGGACGAATGGTGTGCTTTTACGAAAGCTTGTTTTGGCAAGAAGAATAAGACACTTGGAGCGACgttcaagcaaaagaagaaggtgGTGGAGCTATTAGCGTTGTCCAAATTGACAGAATTAAATGCCGAAACTGAATACTATATTGGTAGCAACCACGTAGACGATGAAGAAAAAAGTGATGAAGAGGAGGAGTGTTCATCTGCTTGCTCGGAAATGGGAGGAGCTAGTTCTTTCAAGGAGAAGTTGATGGGGGTTCTAAAATCAGCTGATTTCGAAAACAAGAGGCCTTCAAAGCTGTCGAATGACGAGTTACTTCATCTACTTGCACTATTGAATCAAGCGGGAATATATTTTCGTGATCGGTCCAAGAATACAAGTGTGGTGATTGAATCATTTGAGTGA